The following are encoded in a window of Nitrospiraceae bacterium genomic DNA:
- a CDS encoding trypsin-like peptidase domain-containing protein — translation MNLHRKLNSRTLLTWKQAFLICVGAIFWGPYINVSATELSTAQIYQAASPATVLVIALTKDSGGTGTGSIIDSTGHVLTNNHVIFNEEAKSPHQIILVVLKPEKVVGAMDNKKNLSNQYKAKIVASSEAYDLALLKIVDPPSSLSVLALGDPDHITIGSRVVAIGHPERGGLWSLTTGVISAEWQDYGGMPGWDIFQTETSLNRGNSGGPLIDMLGNQIGINSFIQRKSKDGLAITSINFAIKSNVAKDWLSRQGVQLTYAGQTDHPGTPPITNPKNQEPPPPPDAQSHKVTKSQPDQILVNQPEAQPESGPGLPPLRPFSLDRLVKGFERVEEDLESQMEDMEAEIRKRRR, via the coding sequence ATGAACCTTCATAGGAAATTAAATTCCCGGACTCTGTTGACATGGAAGCAAGCCTTTTTAATATGCGTGGGGGCCATTTTTTGGGGGCCATATATAAATGTGTCCGCCACCGAGCTATCAACTGCTCAGATCTATCAGGCAGCCTCTCCTGCAACGGTACTGGTGATTGCCTTAACGAAAGACTCAGGTGGAACGGGGACGGGGTCCATCATCGATTCCACGGGACACGTCTTAACCAATAATCATGTTATTTTTAACGAAGAGGCCAAGTCTCCCCATCAAATCATCCTGGTCGTCCTTAAACCCGAGAAAGTCGTTGGGGCCATGGATAATAAAAAAAACCTGTCCAATCAGTACAAAGCAAAGATCGTGGCATCCAGCGAAGCCTATGATTTAGCCCTCTTAAAAATCGTTGACCCTCCCTCATCCCTTTCCGTTTTAGCACTCGGTGATCCGGATCACATCACCATTGGGTCTCGGGTAGTGGCCATTGGGCATCCCGAAAGAGGAGGATTATGGAGCCTCACCACCGGAGTCATCAGCGCTGAATGGCAAGATTATGGGGGAATGCCTGGCTGGGACATTTTTCAAACGGAAACGAGCCTTAACCGGGGGAATTCCGGGGGACCGCTTATCGACATGCTGGGAAATCAGATTGGCATTAATAGTTTTATTCAACGAAAGTCTAAAGACGGGTTAGCGATTACCAGCATCAATTTTGCCATAAAATCAAATGTAGCCAAGGATTGGCTTTCAAGGCAGGGGGTTCAGTTGACTTACGCAGGGCAAACCGATCACCCCGGTACGCCCCCTATCACAAATCCAAAAAACCAGGAACCCCCTCCCCCACCAGATGCTCAGAGCCATAAGGTCACAAAATCACAACCCGATCAGATTTTGGTCAACCAACCGGAAGCCCAACCTGAATCAGGACCTGGCCTTCCTCCCTTGCGGCCATTCAGCCTAGACCGGTTAGTCAAAGGATTCGAACGGGTCGAAGAGGATCTGGAATCGCAAATGGAAGACATGGAGGCAGAAATCCGAAAAAGACGAAGATAA
- a CDS encoding tetratricopeptide repeat protein, translated as MFKLWWLILAGLLLVLTGCVTGKSNKGRSQVVDPIKARCENDQKQVFTVYLDMTADWACKTTGMCAHAERVEIVVPHPAEINLTKYKTVAFTEIGGNYGESFAAAVKSQMIGKDNLTVMDRTQLNKILQELGMTQEDLFDSEKRAQLGRLLPAAALVMGKVEGDYRKEKRTKRETCYTAKIPYPCTKEFDVGVANMTADINVVEVDTSATIQVKHLTATTGDDTDKIFNLGKMLNPTEMHEKNLQEIVSDMTKAVVPYSTKEEVIFYVDKDIPTLERGIVDAEAGDLEKAKEVFLKAISDNEANKAISQKTLARAYFNLGVVYLHTKEFDEAVKSFETVDDLAIKAFPAAQMRKLTKCYEDEYKKMGEQQVVSK; from the coding sequence ATGTTCAAATTATGGTGGCTCATACTCGCAGGTCTTCTTTTGGTGTTGACAGGGTGCGTAACCGGCAAATCAAACAAGGGAAGAAGTCAAGTAGTCGATCCTATTAAGGCAAGATGTGAAAACGACCAAAAACAGGTTTTCACTGTCTATTTGGATATGACAGCAGATTGGGCTTGTAAAACTACCGGTATGTGTGCCCATGCGGAAAGGGTGGAAATAGTAGTCCCGCATCCGGCGGAAATTAACCTAACCAAATATAAAACCGTGGCCTTTACCGAAATTGGCGGCAATTACGGTGAATCGTTTGCCGCAGCCGTTAAGTCACAGATGATCGGCAAGGATAATCTGACCGTGATGGATCGCACGCAATTAAACAAGATTTTACAAGAATTGGGCATGACCCAAGAGGATCTCTTCGATTCCGAAAAACGCGCTCAATTGGGGAGGCTTTTGCCTGCGGCTGCGTTGGTTATGGGGAAAGTGGAGGGTGATTATAGAAAAGAAAAAAGAACAAAGAGAGAAACCTGTTATACCGCTAAAATCCCGTATCCCTGCACCAAGGAATTTGACGTTGGTGTGGCAAATATGACTGCGGATATTAACGTAGTCGAAGTTGATACGAGCGCGACGATACAGGTTAAACATCTCACGGCAACAACGGGGGATGATACTGACAAAATATTCAATCTCGGGAAAATGCTGAATCCAACAGAAATGCACGAGAAGAATCTTCAAGAAATTGTGTCTGATATGACGAAAGCCGTTGTGCCTTATAGCACAAAAGAAGAGGTAATTTTCTATGTCGACAAGGATATTCCCACCCTGGAAAGGGGTATTGTGGATGCCGAAGCGGGCGATCTTGAAAAAGCCAAGGAAGTTTTTTTAAAAGCCATTTCCGACAACGAAGCCAATAAAGCCATTTCTCAAAAAACTCTTGCCAGAGCGTACTTTAATCTTGGTGTGGTTTATTTGCATACAAAAGAATTTGACGAGGCGGTGAAATCGTTTGAAACCGTTGACGACCTTGCCATCAAAGCCTTCCCTGCGGCACAAATGCGTAAGTTGACCAAATGTTACGAGGATGAATACAAAAAAATGGGTGAACAGCAAGTAGTTTCAAAGTAG